One Chaetodon trifascialis isolate fChaTrf1 chromosome 21, fChaTrf1.hap1, whole genome shotgun sequence genomic window carries:
- the kcnj16a gene encoding inward rectifier potassium channel 16, protein MHKHYTSVRPADDGGKTENGPQPKKYRYIRKEGSCNVVFRHVPAEWLLFVTDIFTTLVEIRWRVMFLIFALSYILSWLFFGILFWVIALAHNDIKDHTNEPCVYEVRSFTAAFLFSLETQTTIGYGFRGMSENCMTAIIIVTIQDVISCFIDTFVIGIVVAKMASARKRAQTVGFSNCAVVNLCNGHLCLSWRVGDFRRNHLVEGTARAQIVHSTVHATGKMDVTYEDLVIQQRDIILVTPTTIFHRIEPGSPLYKMSLVDLRRADFELVVSFTYTDDSTGMLHQTRTSYTPAEILWGHLFQEMIRVSRRHYRVDYTLFNHTAKVLVPEVSAEEYQLKKQLRPSPRHSPRHSPRSSPRPSPRSPRQNHKEALLKPPTVTVELVNDSRPEPTVSTSQADNQYNTLTLPNDLTSQEI, encoded by the coding sequence ATGCATAAACACTACACCTCAGTGAGGCCTGCAGATGACGGTGGAAAGACTGAGAATGGACCTCAACCAAAGAAATACCGCTACATACGCAAAGAAGGCAGCTGTAACGTCGTGTTCCGCCATGTTCCCGCGGAGTGGCTGTTGTTTGTGACTGACATCTTCACCACCTTGGTGGAGATCAGATGGAGGGTGATGTTTCTGATCTTCGCCCTGTCTTACATCCTGTCCTGGCTCTTCTTCGGCATCCTCTTCTGGGTCATTGCTCTCGCTCACAACGACATTAAAGACCACACGAATGAGCCCTGCGTGTACGAGGTGCGCAGCTTCACCGCTGCTTTCCTCTTCTCGCTTGAAACTCAAACCACCATTGGCTACGGTTTCAGAGGAATGTCCGAGAACTGCATGACTGCCATTATCATCGTCACCATACAAGATGTCATCAGCTGCTTCATCGACACGTTTGTCATTGGAATTGTTGTTGCCAAAATGGCCTCAGCCAGAAAGAGAGCGCAGACGGTGGGCTTCAGCAACTGCGCCGTCGTCAATCTTTGCAATGGTCACTTGTGTCTTTCCTGGAGAGTCGGAGACTTTCGCAGAAACCACCTGGTGGAGGGGACGGCTCGTGCCCAAATTGTCCACTCTACAGTACATGCCACAGGGAAAATGGATGTGACTTATGAAGACCTGGTCATACAGCAGAGGGACATCATCCTGGTCACGCCTACCACCATCTTCCACAGGATCGAACCCGGCAGCCCTCTGTACAAGATGAGTTTAGTCGATCTACGGAGAGCAGACTTTGAGCTGGTGGTGTCTTTCACCTACACGGACGACTCCACAGGTATGCTGCATCAGACCCGAACCTCGTACACTCCGGCTGAAATCCTGTGGGGTCACCTGTTCCAGGAGATGATCAGGGTCAGCAGGAGGCACTACAGGGTGGATTACACCTTGTTCAATCACACTGCCAAGGTGCTGGTGCCTGAGGTCAGCGCTGAGGAGTACCAACTTAAGAAGCAGCTGCGGCCCTCTCCCCGACATTCCCCTCGACATTCGCCTAGATCTTCCCCGCGCCCCTCTCCAAGGTCGCCACGGCAAAATCATAAGGAAGCGCTTCTGAAACCCCCAACGGTAACTGTGGAACTTGTTAATGATAGTCGCCCTGAACCAACTGTTTCAACATCGCAAGCAGACAATCAGTACAACACGTTGACTCTGCCAAATGACCTCACGAGTCAAGAAATATAA
- the kcnj2a gene encoding inward rectifier potassium channel 2a yields the protein MGSVRASRYSIVSSEEDGMKLATMAVPNGYGNGKNKVHTRHQPQSRFVKKDGHCNVQFINVSEKGQRYLADIFTTCVDIRWRWMFIIFCLAFLLSWLFFGCVFWLVAIFHGDLESDTQKCVSNVSSFTAAFLFSIETQTTIGYGYRYVTDECPVAVFMVVFQSIVGCIIDAFIIGAVMAKMAKPKKRNETLVFSHNATVAMRDNKLCLMWRVGNLRKSHLVEAHVRAQLLKSRTTAEGEYIPLDQMDIDVGFDSGVDRIFLVSPITIVHEINEDSPFYDMSKQDLENSEFEIVVILEGMVEATAMTTQCRSSYVASEILWGHRFEPVLFEEKNYYKVDYSRFHKTYEVPSTPLCSARDLAEKKYILSNSNSFCYENEMALENKEDTDEGNGGSVGPDGTQTDNISETEHSQATVPLEPRPLRRESEI from the coding sequence ATGGGAAGCGTGCGAGCCAGCCGCTACAGCATTGTGTCATCAGAGGAGGACGGCATGAAGCTTGCCACTATGGCAGTACCCAACGGCTACGGGAACGGCAAGAACAAGGTGCACACAAGGCACCAGCCACAAAGCAGATTTGTAAAGAAAGACGGTCACTGCAACGTGCAGTTCATCAATGTGAGCGAGAAAGGTCAGCGGTACTTAGCTGACATCTTCACTACATGCGTGGACATCCGCTGGAGGTGGATGTTTATCATCTTCTGCCTCGCCTTTCTCCTGTCGTGGCTGTTCTTTGGCTGTGTCTTCTGGCTGGTGGCCATCTTCCATGGGGACTTAGAAAGTGATACCCAGAAGTGCGTCTCCAACGTCAGCAGCTTCACCGCTGCCTTCCTGTTCTCCATTGAGACTCAAACTACTATTGGCTACGGCTACAGATACGTAACAGACGAGTGCCCTGTCGCTGTCTTCATGGTGGTTTTCCAAAGTATCGTGGGCTGCATTATTGATGCCTTCATCATTGGCGCTGTCATGGCAAAGATGGCAAAGCCCAAGAAGAGGAATGAAACTTTGGTTTTTAGCCATAACGCCACAGTGGCCATGAGGGACAACAAGCTCTGCCTGATGTGGCGTGTGGGCAACTTAAGGAAGAGCCACCTGGTTGAGGCGCATGTGCGGGCGCAACTTCTGAAATCCAGGACGACAGCAGAGGGGGAGTACATCCCCCTCGATCAGATGGACATAGATGTGGGCTTCGACAGCGGAGTTGACCGCATCTTCCTGGTCTCTCCCATCACCATCGTCCACGAGATCAACGAGGACAGCCCCTTCTACGACATGAGCAAGCAGGACCtggaaaactcagagtttgaaATTGTGGTCATCCTGGAGGGCATGGTCGAGGCGACTGCCATGACCACGCAGTGCCGCAGCTCCTACGTCGCCAGCGAGATCCTCTGGGGCCATCGGTTCGAGCCTGTGCTATTTGAGGAGAAGAACTACTACAAGGTGGACTATTCCCGCTTCCATAAGACATACGAGGTGCCGAGCACCCCTCTGTGCAGTGCCAGAGAcctggcagaaaaaaaatacattctcTCAAACTCCAACTCCTTTTGCTACGAAAACGAGATGGCGCTGGAGAACAAAGAGGACACGGATGAGGGAAACGGGGGAAGTGTCGGGCCTGACGGCACCCAGACAGACAACATCTCAGAGACTGAACACAGCCAAGCCACGGTGCCGCTAGAGCCCCGACCTCTGAGACGAGAATCAGAAATATGA